One Malus domestica chromosome 11, GDT2T_hap1 genomic region harbors:
- the LOC103448000 gene encoding splicing factor U2af small subunit B, translated as MAEHLASIFGTEKDRVNCPFYFKIGACRHGDRCSRLHTKPSVSPTLLLSNMYQRPDMITPGVDAQGQPIDPRQMQRHFEEFYEDLYQELSKYGDIESLNVCDNLADHMVGNVYVQFREEDHAANALRNLSGRFYAGRPIIVDYSPVTNFREATCRQYEENTCNRGGYCNFMHLKRIGRELRRELFGSYRRRHSHSRSRSRSPYRHRSYEERSHGSRALSRRYDDDDRYPESWSRRNKTLSPGRKRGRSRSRSPGRRRNHSPVREGSEERRAKIEQWNREKEQNENASRVNTDRSDNDGHAHMENQYNGHE; from the exons ATGGCGGAGCACTTGGCTTCGATATTCGGGACGGAGAAGGACCGAGTGAACTGCCCTTTCTACTTCAAAATTGGGGCTTGCAGGCACGGCGACCGCTGCTCCAGACTCCACACCAAGCCCAGCGTCAGCCCCACGCTCCTGCTCTCCAACATGTACCAGCGGCCCGATATGATCACCCCCGGCGTCGACGCCCAGGGCCAGCCCATCGACCCCCGCCAGATGCAAAGGCACTTCGAG GAGTTTTATGAGGATCTATATCAGGAGTTGAGTAAGTATGGCGACATTGAAAGTCTGAATGTCTGTGACAACCTAGCCGACCACATG GTGGGCAATGTGTACGTTCAGTTTAGGGAGGAAGATCACGCTGCAAATGCACTTCGGAACCTGAGTGGAAGATTTTATGCTG GTCGTCCTATCATTGTTGACTATTCACCAGTGACAAACTTCCGTGAAGCCACCTGCAGGCAATATGAGGAGAATACATGCAACCGTGGTGGATACTGCAATTTTATGCACCTGAAAAGGATTGGCAG GGAATTGAGGCGTGAATTATTTGGAAGCTATCGGAGAAGGCACAGCCACAGTCGAAGTAGGAGTCGCAGCCCTTACAGGCATCGTAGTTACGAAGAGCGCTCTCATGGGAGCCGTGCTCTTAGCAGAAggtatgatgatgatgatcgtTATCCTGAAAGCTGGAGCCGGAGGAACAAGACTCTAAGCCCTGGTCGAAAGAGAGGACGCAGTAGAAGTAGAAGccctggaagaagaagaaaccacaGTCCAGTTAGAGAAGGAAGTGAGGAGAGACGGGCCAAAATTGAGCAGTGGAATAGGGAAAAAGAACAGAATGAAAATGCTAGTAGGGTCAACACTGACAGAAGCGACAATGATGGGCATGCACATATGGAAAATCAGTACAATGGCCATGAGTAA
- the LOC103448002 gene encoding histone deacetylase HDT1: MEFWGVEVKAGEPLKVVPEESSVIHLSQATLGELKKGGDQCVIHVKVGNQKLVLANLSSDKIPQIPFDLVFDKEFELSHNLKSGSVHFCGYQTCLADESDEEDQSDSEEDLPLNFTDNGKVVAAKPAPPKTNAVKPESSGKQKVNIVEPIKDEDDSDDSDDIGDSDDDDDDRSSDEDMLGADSSDEDDDDSEEEEETPTPKKNSKKRPNESTPKTPVSAKKAKQVTPQKTDGKKGAHTATPHPAKKGGKTPATSDKSKPQTPKSAGGDHSCKPCNKSFNSDGALSSHKKAKHGAK, translated from the exons ATGGAGTTTTGGG GTGTTGAAGTGAAGGCTGGAGAGCCTCTAAAAGTAGTGCCAGAGGAAAGCTCTGTTATCCACTTGTCACAG GCAACTCTGGGCGAGTTGAAAAAGGGAGGTGATCAGTGTGTTATCCATGTCAAGGTTGGGAACCAGAAGCTTGTTTTGGCAAATCTCTCATCTGATAAAATTCCTCAGATTCCCTTTGACTTGGTCTTTGACAAAGAGTTCGAGCTCTCGCACAACTTGAAAAGTGGGAGTGTCCACTTCTGTGGTTATCAAACTTGCCTCGCAGA TGAATCGGATGAGGAGGACCAATCTG ATTCAGAAGAGGATCTCCCACTGAATTTTACCGACAATG GTAAAGTTGTTGCAGCAAAGCCAGCTCCACCCAAGACTAATGCTGTCAAACCAGAATCTTCTGGAAAGCAGAAGGTTAATATTGTAGAGCCAATTAAGGATGAGGATGATTCTGATGACTCAGATGATATTGGTGAttctgatgatgatgatgacgatagAAGTTCTGATGAG GACATGCTTGGAGCTGATAGcagtgatgaagatgatgatgacagtgaggaagaagaggagaccCCAACTCCTAAGAAG AACTCCAAGAAAAGGCCCAATGAATCTACTCCAAAAACTCCTGTCTCTGCTAAGAAGGCAAAGCAAGTTACTCCACAGAAGACTG ATGGAAAGAAGGGTGCCCACACTGCTACACCACACCCTGCAAAGAAGGGAGGAAAGACTCCTGCTACCTCTGACAAGTCCAAGCCACAAACACCCAAGTCTGCTGGCGGCGATCACTCTTGCAAGCCATGCAACAA GTCATTTAACTCGGATGGTGCTCTTTCGTCTCACAAGAAGGCCAAGCACGGCGCTAAGTAG
- the LOC103447997 gene encoding uncharacterized protein At4g22758-like has product MPSPKSSSRRGQPEEKYRRPRPLSDRSSSFHGQFPEMATQQLRRPKTVPDMASFRNAVGTTASSMELRPKLTKLLLNVTIQGSVGAIQVVMSPELTVGDLVAAAVRQYGKEGRRPILPSVEPSLFDLHYSQFSLESLAREEKLMELGSRNFFLCPNAKAVGGGGGGGATASSASCSKEAEKVSRNGFAWLKFMNFML; this is encoded by the exons ATGCCCAGCCCGAAGAGTTCTAGCCGGAGGGGGCAGCCGGAAGAGAAGTACCGCAGGCCGAGACCGCTCTCTGACAGATCGTCGTCGTTCCACGGCCAGTTTCCGGAGATGGCGACGCAGCAGCTTCGGAGGCCGAAAACGGTGCCGGACATGGCGTCGTTCAGGAACGCGGTGGGAACGACGGCGTCGTCGATGGAATTACGGCCGAAGCTGACGAAGCTGCTCCTCAACGTTACGATCCAGGGGAGCGTCGGGGCCATACAGGTCGTGATGTCGCCGGAACTGACGGTAGGAGATCTGGTCGCGGCGGCCGTGCGGCAATACGGGAAGGAAGGTCGCCGTCCGATCTTGCCTTCCGTCGAGCCGTCGTTGTTCGACCTCCATTACTCGCAGTTCAGCTTAGAAA GTTTGGCTAGGGAGGAGAAGCTGATGGAGTTGGGATCCAGGAACTTCTTTCTGTGCCCTAACGCAAAAGCCGTGGGCGGTGGAGGTGGCGGTGGAGCGACGGCGTCGTCCGCGTCATGTTCAAAAGAGGCGGAGAAAGTTTCAAGGAATGGGTTTGCGTGGCTGAAGTTCATGAATTTCATGTTGTAG